From Strigops habroptila isolate Jane chromosome 1, bStrHab1.2.pri, whole genome shotgun sequence, a single genomic window includes:
- the PDIA4 gene encoding protein disulfide-isomerase A4 isoform X1, which yields MRPSGLWVLLLLLGLAQVALLARGVAAEEDGDDESVIKETDDDSDDDDDEDDEDDDDSEVKEENGVLILNDANFDTFTADKDTVLLEFYAPWCGHCKQFAPEYEKIAKTLKENDPPIPVAKIDATAATSLASRFDVSGYPTIKILKKGQPVDYDGSRTEDAIVAKVKEVSDPNWTPPPEATLVLTQDNFDEVVNDADIILVEFYAPWCGHCKRLAPEYEKAARELSKRTPPIPLAKVDATAETELAKKFDVTGYPTLKIFRKGKPYDYSGPREKYGIVDYMIEQAGPPSKQIQAAKQVQEFLKDGDDVIIIGVFSGETDKAYQLYQEAANGLREDYKFHHTFSNEIAKLLKVSPGKLVVMQPEKFQSKHEPKMRVLDLKDSTNESEIKEHVLKYALPLVGHRKPSNDAKRYAKHPLVVVYYSVDFSFDYRVATQYWRGKVLEVAKDFPEYVFAVSDEEDYSSEIKDLGLLESGEDVNVAILDEGGKKYAMEPEEFDSDVLRQFVLAFKKGKLKPIVKSQPVPKNNKGPVKVVVGKTFDTIVMDPKNDVLIEFYAPWCGHCKKLEPVYTELGKKYKNEKNLIIAKMDATANDVTSDHYKVEGFPTIYFAPRDKKNNPIKFEGGDRDLEHLSKFIEEHATKLSRTKEEL from the exons ATGAGGCCGAGcgggctgtgggtgctgctgctgctgctggggctcgCCCAGGTCGCGCTCCTGGCGCGGGGCGTGGCGGCCGAGGAGGACGGCGATGATG AATCTGTTATAAAAGAAACTGATgatgacagtgatgatgatgatgatgaagatgacGAAGACGATGATGATTCTgaagttaaagaagaaaatggtgtATTAATCTTGAATGATGCAAACTTTGACACCTTTACTGCAGACAAGGacactgtgctgctggagtTCTATGCACCATG GTGCGGGCATTGCAAGCAGTTTGCTCCTGAATATGAAAAGATAGCCAAAACTCTGAAGGAAAATGACCCTCCTATTCCAGTTGCCAAAATAGATGCTACTGCAGCCACTTCACTAGCAAGTCGTTTTGATGTCAGTGGCTACCCAACCATCAAGATCCTGAAGAAAGGCCAGCCTGTTGACTATGATGGCTCTCGGACAGAAGATG CAATTGTGGCCAAAGTCAAGGAGGTTTCTGACCCCAATTGGACGCCTCCACCAGAAGCTACGCTGGTATTGACCCAGGATAATTTTGACGAGGTTGTGAATGATGCTGACATAATCCTGGTGGAGTTCTATGCTCCATG GTGTGGGCACTGCAAAAGGCTTGCTCCAGAGTACGAGAAGGCTGCCCGGGAGCTCAGCAAGCGCACGCCTCCGATTCCCCTGGCTAAAGTCGATGCCACTGCTGAAACTGAGCTCGCAAAGAAGTTTGATGTTACTGGCTACCCAACCCTGAAAATATTCCGCAAGGGCAAACCTTATGACTACAGTGGTCCACGGGAAAAATACG GTATTGTCGACTACATGATTGAGCAGGCTGGGCCTCCATCCAAACAGATTCAGGCTGCCAAGCAGGTACAGGAATTCCTGAAGGATGGGGATGATGTCATCATCATTGGTGTTTTTAGTGGAGAGACTGACAAAGCCTATCAGCTCTATCAGGAAGCAG CTAACGGGTTAAGAGAAGATTACAAGTTCCATCACACCTTTAGCAATGAGATTGCAAAACTATTGAAAGTATCTCCAGGAAAACTGGTTGTCATGCAGCCAGAAAAATTTCAGTCGAAGCATGAGCCCAAGATGCGTGTTTTGGATCTTAAA gaCTCTACAAATGAATCAGAGATTAAAGAGCACGTGCTAAAATATGCTTTGCCTCTAGTTGGCCATCGCAAGCCTTCCAATGATGCTAAAAGATATGCTAAGCATCCTCTGGTGGTTGTCTATTACTCTGTAGACTTCAGTTTTGACTATCGTGTTG CTACCCAGTACTGGAGAGGCAAAGTTTTGGAAGTGGCAAAAGACTTCCCTGAATAtgtgtttgctgtttctgaTGAGGAAGAttattcttctgaaataaaagatttggGCCTGCTTGAGAGTGGGGAGGATGTCAATGTGGCCATTCTGGATGAAGGTGGCAAGAAATATGCCATGGAGCCAGAAGAGTTTGACTCTGATGTACTCAGGCAATTTGTGCTGGCATTCAAAAAAG gAAAACTGAAGCCTATTGTGAAATCCCAGCCAGTGCCAAAGAACAACAAAGGGCCTGTGAAAGTGGTAGTGGGTAAAACATTTGATACCATAGTCATGGATCCAAAGAATGATGTTCTCATAGAGTTCTATGCCCCGTGGTGTGGACACTGCAAGAAACTAGAACCAGTGTACACCGAGCTAGGcaaaaaatacaagaatgaGAAAAACCTGATCATAGCCAAGATGGATGCTACTGCCAACGATGTGACAAGTGACCATTACAAAGTGGAGGGATTCCCCACTATCTACTTTGCTCCGAGGGACAAGAAGAACAACCCTATTAAATTTGAAGGCGGGGACCGAGATTTAGAGCATCTGAGCAAGTTTATAGAGGAGCATGCCACAAAACTCTCCAGAACAAAAGAAGAGCTTTAG
- the PDIA4 gene encoding protein disulfide-isomerase A4 isoform X2 has translation MRPSGLWVLLLLLGLAQVALLARGVAAEEDGDDESVIKETDDDSDDDDDEDDEDDDDSEVKEENGVLILNDANFDTFTADKDTVLLEFYAPWCGHCKRLAPEYEKAARELSKRTPPIPLAKVDATAETELAKKFDVTGYPTLKIFRKGKPYDYSGPREKYGIVDYMIEQAGPPSKQIQAAKQVQEFLKDGDDVIIIGVFSGETDKAYQLYQEAANGLREDYKFHHTFSNEIAKLLKVSPGKLVVMQPEKFQSKHEPKMRVLDLKDSTNESEIKEHVLKYALPLVGHRKPSNDAKRYAKHPLVVVYYSVDFSFDYRVATQYWRGKVLEVAKDFPEYVFAVSDEEDYSSEIKDLGLLESGEDVNVAILDEGGKKYAMEPEEFDSDVLRQFVLAFKKGKLKPIVKSQPVPKNNKGPVKVVVGKTFDTIVMDPKNDVLIEFYAPWCGHCKKLEPVYTELGKKYKNEKNLIIAKMDATANDVTSDHYKVEGFPTIYFAPRDKKNNPIKFEGGDRDLEHLSKFIEEHATKLSRTKEEL, from the exons ATGAGGCCGAGcgggctgtgggtgctgctgctgctgctggggctcgCCCAGGTCGCGCTCCTGGCGCGGGGCGTGGCGGCCGAGGAGGACGGCGATGATG AATCTGTTATAAAAGAAACTGATgatgacagtgatgatgatgatgatgaagatgacGAAGACGATGATGATTCTgaagttaaagaagaaaatggtgtATTAATCTTGAATGATGCAAACTTTGACACCTTTACTGCAGACAAGGacactgtgctgctggagtTCTATGCACCATG GTGTGGGCACTGCAAAAGGCTTGCTCCAGAGTACGAGAAGGCTGCCCGGGAGCTCAGCAAGCGCACGCCTCCGATTCCCCTGGCTAAAGTCGATGCCACTGCTGAAACTGAGCTCGCAAAGAAGTTTGATGTTACTGGCTACCCAACCCTGAAAATATTCCGCAAGGGCAAACCTTATGACTACAGTGGTCCACGGGAAAAATACG GTATTGTCGACTACATGATTGAGCAGGCTGGGCCTCCATCCAAACAGATTCAGGCTGCCAAGCAGGTACAGGAATTCCTGAAGGATGGGGATGATGTCATCATCATTGGTGTTTTTAGTGGAGAGACTGACAAAGCCTATCAGCTCTATCAGGAAGCAG CTAACGGGTTAAGAGAAGATTACAAGTTCCATCACACCTTTAGCAATGAGATTGCAAAACTATTGAAAGTATCTCCAGGAAAACTGGTTGTCATGCAGCCAGAAAAATTTCAGTCGAAGCATGAGCCCAAGATGCGTGTTTTGGATCTTAAA gaCTCTACAAATGAATCAGAGATTAAAGAGCACGTGCTAAAATATGCTTTGCCTCTAGTTGGCCATCGCAAGCCTTCCAATGATGCTAAAAGATATGCTAAGCATCCTCTGGTGGTTGTCTATTACTCTGTAGACTTCAGTTTTGACTATCGTGTTG CTACCCAGTACTGGAGAGGCAAAGTTTTGGAAGTGGCAAAAGACTTCCCTGAATAtgtgtttgctgtttctgaTGAGGAAGAttattcttctgaaataaaagatttggGCCTGCTTGAGAGTGGGGAGGATGTCAATGTGGCCATTCTGGATGAAGGTGGCAAGAAATATGCCATGGAGCCAGAAGAGTTTGACTCTGATGTACTCAGGCAATTTGTGCTGGCATTCAAAAAAG gAAAACTGAAGCCTATTGTGAAATCCCAGCCAGTGCCAAAGAACAACAAAGGGCCTGTGAAAGTGGTAGTGGGTAAAACATTTGATACCATAGTCATGGATCCAAAGAATGATGTTCTCATAGAGTTCTATGCCCCGTGGTGTGGACACTGCAAGAAACTAGAACCAGTGTACACCGAGCTAGGcaaaaaatacaagaatgaGAAAAACCTGATCATAGCCAAGATGGATGCTACTGCCAACGATGTGACAAGTGACCATTACAAAGTGGAGGGATTCCCCACTATCTACTTTGCTCCGAGGGACAAGAAGAACAACCCTATTAAATTTGAAGGCGGGGACCGAGATTTAGAGCATCTGAGCAAGTTTATAGAGGAGCATGCCACAAAACTCTCCAGAACAAAAGAAGAGCTTTAG